The following nucleotide sequence is from Streptomyces pactum.
CGGCGCCCGGCCCGGTCCCCGGGCGCGGCGGTGGTGGCGGTGACGGGGGACGGCGAAGGAGAGGCGCCCACGCGTATCACGGTGGACGCCCCGGTATCGGCAGAGGGCATACCAGGACCGTAGGCCCGCCGGCTCTCATGCGTCCAATGCACAGAAACGCGATAATCGATCCCGTGCAGCATGAGCAGAGGTCACAGCGGTCGGCGTCACGGGGTCGCAACGAAAAAGACACCCGCGTCACATCGGGGACGGCGGCCCGGGGGAGTGACGGGGCGGCGGAGGGGACCGGGTCCGACCACTGGGGCCCGGCGCTCGCGCCCCGGCTGGCGCAGTTCGCCGCGGTCGCCCGGCACGAGCACGTCACCCGGGCCGCGCAGGAGCTGGGCATGCCCCAGTCCACCCTCAGCCGCGCGATGGCCCGGCTGGAGGCGGACCTGGGGGTGGCGCTCTTCGCGCGCCGCGGCCGGGCGGTCTCCCTCACCCCCGCGGGCCGCACCTTCCTCGCCTCCACCGAACGGGCACTGGCGGAGGTCGAACGGGCCGCCGAGTCGGTACGGGCGGACGCCGACCCGGCCGTCGGCAAGATCGCGTTCGGCTTCCTGCACACCCTGGGCACCGAGACCGTGCCCGGACTGATCCGGGCCTTCCGGGTGGACCACCCGCGGGTCCGCTTCCAACTGGTGCAGAACTACGGCGAGGCGATGATCGAACGGCT
It contains:
- a CDS encoding LysR family transcriptional regulator, whose product is MHRNAIIDPVQHEQRSQRSASRGRNEKDTRVTSGTAARGSDGAAEGTGSDHWGPALAPRLAQFAAVARHEHVTRAAQELGMPQSTLSRAMARLEADLGVALFARRGRAVSLTPAGRTFLASTERALAEVERAAESVRADADPAVGKIAFGFLHTLGTETVPGLIRAFRVDHPRVRFQLVQNYGEAMIERLRAGGLDLCLTSPVPDAPDLVARRLDEQRLRLVVPGDHRLARRKRVRLAEAAGELFVTLEPGYGLRRITDALCAEAGFSPRIAFEGEEPETLRGLVAAGLGVALLPPPPVPRPGVAELTVTAPRAVREIGVAWLEGHPDTPPVAAFKRFLLSRRGQLLA